The Sphingobium sp. JS3065 genomic sequence TCTATGAAGGCGCCAAGACACGGATTTTTCGGGGAAACATCTTCTTGGCGGGCGGCGGCATGATCAGGGCGAAGGGAGCAAGGCAGGGCGTGATCGCCATGCTGGCCCTGGTCGCGCTCGCCGCGCCGCGCCTGATCACCGCAGCGCCGCTCGACCTGCTGGCCATATCCGGAACCGCGGACGACCCGGCGGAAAAGCCGGGGGAGAATTTCCCCGGATCGGCCTTTTTCTTCGCGCAGGGCGCTTTCGACCCCGTACCCGGCACGACCAGGCTGCACAGCCGGCATGTCATGGCCCTCGACGCGGTACAGGCGGCCCCCGCCATGGCGTTTCGCGGCTTGACCGCGCTCGACGGCTATCGGGCGCTCAATTGCCTGACCTCCGCCATTTATTATGAAGCCGGAAGCGAGCCGGAGGATGGCCAGCGCGCCGTGGCGCAGGTGGTGCTGAATCGGGTGCGCAACCCGCTCTGGCCCAAAAGCGTGTGCGGCGTCGTCTATCAGGGGTCTGAACGCACCGATTATCGCTGCCAGTTCACCTTCAGTTGTGACGGCTCCATGGCGCGCATGGCCAGCGCCGCAGGATGGACGCGGGCGCGCCGCATCGCTGCCCAGGCGCTGTCCGGTATCGTCTACAGGCCCGTCGGCCTCGCCACCTATTATCACACGCTGGCGGTCCGCCCCGATTGGGCCGCGGCGATGCGGCCGGTCGCCGTGATCGGCGCGCATATCTTCTACCGTCCGCCCGGCGTCGATGGCGCCCCCGCCGCCTTCCGCGCCGCCTATATGGGGCGGGAAACGCAGTCCGGGCCGGCTCGCCCGGCCAGGCCCGCACTCGGCCCGGCCCAGGGATTGCCCCTTCCCCTGGCTCCCTTTTCCACCCCGACCGTCCCTGCGGCAGCAACGCCCTTGCCCGATGCCGAGCCGGGCCTCCCCCAGTCGGCCATCAGACCCGAATATCGCAACAGCGGCCGCCCATTGATCTGACAGGTTCCCAATTTTCGGCGGAGGCCGGGATTTTTTATAATTAGCGCATTGTGAACCATTCAACTCGTTGAAAAACAACGAAATAAAAAATGCGCGTTTTTCCCAAGCGGTGGAACCTATGCTCCATCCGGTAGTTTTGTTGTTCGGATAGCAAATCTTTTGCCCCCCGCTCTTGCTATCCAAAAAAACATGAGCCCGGAACGCATCTCCCCCCCCCGACGCGTTCCGGGCTCAGAATTTTTCGGGCCTATCCCACGGAAATGACGACTATTGCTGTGTTCGGAACGCTTTTCCGGTCGATGGGTTGTTCCTTGGTCACCGGCAGACGTCCGGTTGAGGCATCCCCAGCCTCGGGCATGCGCGAAAGACTCTGAAAAGGAGACGATGATGACCAGGAAGATTCTAGCAGCCCTCTTGCTGACAGGTTCGCTGATGGTGGCCGCTTGCAATACGGTCGAGGGCGCAGGCAAGGATGTGCAGAGTGCCGGGGAAGCGGTGGAGAACGCCGCCAACTGATCCATTCGAATGAAAAGGCTCGCCCTTCACGGCGAGCCTTTTCATGTCAGCCTGCCGCTTCGGAAGCCCCCAATTGCCTGGCTTGCTTCCGGTCGGTGAACCAGATCGCGATGATCGTGACCTCGTAAAGCGCCAGCAGAGGGATGGCGAGCATCAGTTGCGAAACCACGTCCGGCGGCGTCAGCACCGCCGCCAGGATGAATGCCGCGACGATCATATAGCGGCGCAGGGCGATCAATTGCGCCCGGCTGACGAATCCGGCGCGATTGAGCAGCATCAGCAGCACCGGCATCAGGAAGCTGATGCCGAAGGCCAGTATGAACTGCATCACCAGCCCCAGATAAGCGTCCGCGCTGGGCAACGCCTCGACCTGCAATCCGCTGCTGTTCCCCTGAAATTCCAGGAAGAAGTGGAAGGCGGTCGGCATCACCACGAAATAAGCGAGGCTCGCGCCCATGGCGAAGAGAAAGGGCGTGGCGAGGATGAAGGGCAACAACGCCTTCTTCTCCTTCGCGTACAGCCCCGGCGCGACGAAAGCCCATAGCTGGTTGGCAATGATCGGAAAGGATAGGCAGAAAGCGCCGAAAACCGCGATCTTCACCTGCACGAAAAAGGCTTCGTAAAGCTTGGTGTAGACCAACCGCCCGCCGCCGTCGCCAAAAGCTTCCTTGAGCGGATAGACCAATATGGCGAACAACTGCTCCGAAAAATAGAAGCAGACCGCGCCCGTGATGAACAGCGCATAGACGCATTTGAGCAGCCGACCGCGCAGTTCGATCAGATGGTCGAGCAGGGGCGCCTTGCTGTCGTCAAGATCCTTCATACCGCCGCGTCACCCTTCCGCACCGGTTCCTGCGCGACATAGGGCGGACCATCGGTCGCCGCCTGAATCGCGGCGGACGGAGCTTCCGGAGCCAAATGCGCGGCTTCCGCGACGAAGGTCGGCGCGTCAGCCACCGCCGTTTCAGCGCCGGGCGCGGGCAGCGCTTCCAGTTCTCCAGTCGTTTCCGGCGGATGTTCTTCCATGATCCGCTTGTTCTGCGCAGCCCATTTCTTTTCCAGTTCCTCCAGCTCGACCTCACGCACCATCGCGTCGATGCCGGTGCGGAAATGGCGCGCCATGCCCTGCGCCTTCCCGACGATCTGCCCCACCTTGTAGAGCGCGCGCGGCAGGTCTTTCGGGCCGATGACGATCACCGCGATGATGATGATCACCAGAAGTTCAGACGAATCGATGCCAAACATGCGTGCCTACCGCCCCGGCCGGAGGAAAATCAGGCCTTGGTCTTTTCGTCTGTCGCACTTGGCGCGGCAGTGGGCGCGGCGGCGGGCGCGTCCTGTTCCGGAACGCGATGACCCTCGATGCGCGTGGCGGGCTTGGTCGGGACGACATCATCGTCATCCTCCGCCATGCCCTTCTTGAAGCTCTTGATGCCCTTGGCGACGTCACCCATCAGCCCGGAGATCCGGCCGCCGCCGAACAGCAGCATGACCACCAGGAGAACGATGACCCAGTGCATCAGCGAAAAGGAACCCATTTTAACTTTCTCCTGAAACTCCCGCCTATCTAGGCGTCTTCCTCGTCATTTTCCACAACGGATTGGGCGCCCAGACCCTCAAGCGCCAAATCCACCGGATCGAGCAGACCCGCGGCACGAAGATCGTCGATCCCCGGCAGGTCGCGGCGGCTGCCAAGGCCGAAATGCGAAAGAAACTCACCCGACGTCGCATAGATCAACGGCCGCCCCGGCACTTCCCGCCGCCCCGCGGGCCGCACCCATCCCGCCTCCATCAACACGTCCAGCGTGCCCTTCGCCACCTGGACGCCGCGAATGGCCTCGATCTCGGCGCGGCTCACCGGTTCATGATAGGCGATGATCGCCAGCGTTTCCATCGCGGCGCGGGACAGCTTGCGCGTCTCGTCCTTCTCCCGCCGCAGGATATGGGCCAGATCGGCGGCGGTCTGGAAATGCCAGCGTCCTCCGCGTTCGACCAGATTGATGCCGCGCCCGGCATAATGATCGCTCAGGGTCGCGAGCGCGGCGGGCAGATCGCCCGCCTCCCCCACGTGCAGCTTCAATTCCGCCAGCGTCAGGGGCTGCTCCGACACGAACAGCACAGCCTCCACGGCGCGCAGGAAATCATCGGGTTCTTCGATCACAATATCCTGGTTCACAACAGGCGCCCCGCAGTCGGTTCCGGCAGGGCGGCGCGCAGGAAGATGGGTTCGAAAATCCCCTCCTGCTGGATTTCCAGCCGCCCCTGCCGCGCCAGTTCCAGCGCGGCGACGAAACTGCTGGCGAGCGCCGATCGTGCCATCGGTCCATCCTGCCCGGTCGGCAGGAAGGCTTCAAGCGCGGTCCAGTCGATCGCCGCGCCGACCAGCGTGCCGACCCGCTGGATCGCTTCGTCCAGCGTCATCACCGGCCGCACCGCGACCATATGGACGACCGGCTGGGTCCGGGCGCGAATCTGGCCGTAGGACTGGATCAGGTCGAACAGGCTCGCCGCCCATTTCGCCCGGCGGACGAGGCGCAGGCCTTCGGGCTTTTCGCGCACGAACACGTCGCGGCCGACACGGTCCCGCGCCATCAGCCGCGCGCCTGCCTCCCGCATCGCGTGCAGGCGCTGGAGCCGCAATTGCAGGCGCAGCGCCAGTTCCTCCGGACTGGGCTCGGGCTGCGCCTCCCTGGGCAGCAGCAAGGCCGATTTGAGATAGGCCAGCCACGCCGCCATCACCAGATAATCGGCCGCCAGCTCCAGCTTCAGCTTCCGCGCACCCTCGATATAGGCGAGATATTGTTGGACCAGCGCGAGGATGGAGATTTCGCGCAGATCGACCTTCTGCGTCCGCGCCAGCGCCAGCAGCAGGTCGAGCGGCCCTTCCCAGCTTTCGAAGCTGAGCATAAGGGTTTCCGGCAGCGTTTCGGGCCGGGGAATGGCGGAAGGGATGAAGAGATCGTCCATCGCTACACGAACGCTCTCAAATTTCGCCACCCCCTCTTCACGCCGCAACCAGCGCCAGCAGCGCGTCGCGGGTGGCCAGCAATTCCTGCAGCGGCGGGCCATCCGCCAATCCGCGCGGGTGGCCCATCGCCCGATCGAGGCGCGCTTTGGCCACCGGCGCGATATCCGGCAGCAGGTCCGCAATCCCCACCATATCGTCCATCCGCCCCCAGCAGTTGAGCGCCAGATCGCACCCTGCCGCGACCGTGGCCGCCGCCAGTTCGGGGATGCTGCCCTTCAACGCCTTCATATCCAGATCGTCGGACATCAGCAGCCCGTCGAAGCCGATACGCCCGCGAATGATCGTCTGGATGACGGAAGGAGACAGGCTCGCGGGCAAATCGGGATCCCAGGCGGTGTAGACGACATGCGCCGTCATCCCCATGGGCGCGTCCTTCAGCGCCTGGAACGGCGCCAGATCGACCGCCAGCGCATCCTCGTCGGCGGTGACGATGGGCAATTCATGATGGCTGTCGACCAGCGCCCTGCCATGGCCCGGCATATGCTTGACGATGCCGACCACGCCGCCATCGGCCAGCCCCTCGATCACCGCCCGGCCCAGCGCCGCGACCCGCATCGGCTCGGCGCCCAGCGTCCGGTCGCCCATGATGTCGCTCGCCCCTTCCTGCCGTACATCGAGCAAGGGCAAGGCGTCGACGCTGATCCCCACCTCCGCCAAGGTGGTCGCGATCGCCCGCGCATTGGCGCGGGCGGCGGCGATGGCGCTGGAGGGCGCGACCTCATAGAGCCGGTCGAACACCGCGCCGGGCGGAAAGCTGGGCCAGACCGGCGCCTGCATCCGCGCCACACGACCGCCTTCCTGATCGATCATGATCAGCAGCTCGTCCCGCCCATGCAGCGCCCGCAAATCGTCGGTCAGCGCGCGAAGTTGCGCCCTGTCCACGATATTGCGCCGGAACAGGATATAGCCCGCAGGCTGGGCCTCCGCGAAGAAGGCGCGCTCATCGGCGGTCAATGTCTCGCCGGAAAGGCCGAAGATAACGGGTTTCATGCGAAGCGATGGTAGCGGCTGAAAGAGGCTCTGTCGAAGGGGTTATTCCGGCCTTGCCGGGGACGCAGATGGGTGGAGAGCGGACATCATTTCCGTCATCTCAGCGAAAGCTGGGATCTCGCGAGGCTAGGCTGTGCGCTATCGCCTGAGATCCCAGCTTTCGCTGGGATAACGATATTTTCAACGTCTGCAAATGGCCCATTCAGGCCGGAGCCCACTCAGCCCTAATTCACCACCATGCAGCTCTCGCCCGCCACCTTCAGCTTGCCGCAGAGCGTGCTGGCCTGCCCGCCCGCCGCCGCGCGCAGGCGATAAACGGTGCTGCCACCGACCTCAGCCTGTTCGATCGTCATAGGCAGCGGCTCCAAATAGGTGAAGCGCTGGGACAGCCGCTTCCACGCATCCCTGGCAAAGGCCTGGTTGCCATAGGCGCCAAGCTGGATCATGCCGCCCCCGGCAGAACGCGCCACCGCTGCTGCCGGCTTGGCATTGGTTTCATCGGTCACGCGGGCCGTGACGCTCTGCGAAGGCTTGCCCTGCACGACAGGCTTCGCCGTCCCGCTGCCGCCGGTCGGCGTGATCGGCGCTTCCGGCACCCGAGTCGGGTCGATCCGCCCATCCCGCGCCACGCCTTCGCTCGCGGCATAGCTGGCGTCGCCCTCGCCATCGAACTTCTTGGCGTCGGCTTCCTTGGCGGGAATCTTGTAATCCCCGGCCGGGGCCGCGATCAGCTTGCCCTCTCCGCCAACCCCGCCCGAACGGTTCTGGATCAGCCATACGCCCGCGACGACCAGGCCGATCAGCACCAGCCCGAAGAGAATGAAACCCAGCAACCGCAGCGGCGACAGCCCCTGTTCCTCCTCATCCTCGATGGCGGGTTCCAGCCAGGGCAGACGATCCTCGTCGTCCAGATCCAGCCTGCCCCGCGCATAATCGCCCATCTCGTCCGTGCCTCCGCCGGTTACTGCATCTCGGTCAGGGCCGCGACGCCCATCAGCGCCAGCCCGTTACGGATGATTTGCCCGATTCCCCGGCTCAAGAAAAGCCGCGCAGAGGTGGTGGCCGGATCGTCCGTCAGTATGACCCGCGCCTGCGGATTGTCGTTGCCCATATTCCACCAGCTATGGAAGGCCGAAGCCAAGTCATTGAGATAGAAGGCGATACGATGCGGTTCGCGGGCCGAAGCCGCCCCCTCCACCACGCGGGGGAACTGCGCGGCGAGCTTCACCAACCCTAATTCCTCCGTCCCAAGGCGGGACATGTCGGGCGCGGGCAACGCCATCCCCGCCTCCTCCGCCCGCCGTCCGAGCGAGGAAATCCGCGCATGGGCATATTGCACATAGAAGACCGGATTGTCCTTCGACGCCTCCACCACCTTGGCAAAGTCGAAGTCCATCTGGGCGTCGGCCTTGCGCGTCAGCATGGTGAAGCGGACCACATCCTTGCCCACTTCCTTGACCACATCGGCCAGGGTCACGAAATTGCCGGCGCGCTTGGACATCTTCACCGGCTCGCCGTCGCGCAGCAGGCGGACCATCTGGATCAGCTTGACGTCGAAACGCGCCCGCCCTTCCGTCAGCGCGGCGACGGCGGCCTGGATGCGCTTCACCGTGCCGCCATGGTCGGCGCCCCAAATGTCGATCAACTGGTCGGCGGTCTGCGCCTTCTGATAGTGATAGGCCATGTCGGCGCCGAAATAGGTCCAGCTTCCGTTGGATTTCCGGATCGGCCGGTCCTGATCGTCCCCGAATTTGGTCGAGCGGAACAGCGGCAGCTCGACCGGTTCCCAATCTTCCGGCGTCTCGCCCTTGGGCGCTTCCAGCACGCCGTCATAGACGAGGTCATGGTCGCGCAGCCACTTTTCAGCGGCTTCGGGCTTACCCGCCGCCTGCAATTCAGCCTCGGAGGAGAAGATGTCATGATGGATGCCCAACAGCGCCAGATCGCTGCGGATCATGTCCATCATCGCAGCGACCGCTTTGGTGCGGAACGATGCCAGCCATTCGCTCTCCGGCGCGCCGACATATT encodes the following:
- a CDS encoding cell wall hydrolase yields the protein MIRAKGARQGVIAMLALVALAAPRLITAAPLDLLAISGTADDPAEKPGENFPGSAFFFAQGAFDPVPGTTRLHSRHVMALDAVQAAPAMAFRGLTALDGYRALNCLTSAIYYEAGSEPEDGQRAVAQVVLNRVRNPLWPKSVCGVVYQGSERTDYRCQFTFSCDGSMARMASAAGWTRARRIAAQALSGIVYRPVGLATYYHTLAVRPDWAAAMRPVAVIGAHIFYRPPGVDGAPAAFRAAYMGRETQSGPARPARPALGPAQGLPLPLAPFSTPTVPAAATPLPDAEPGLPQSAIRPEYRNSGRPLI
- a CDS encoding entericidin A/B family lipoprotein → MTRKILAALLLTGSLMVAACNTVEGAGKDVQSAGEAVENAAN
- the tatC gene encoding twin-arginine translocase subunit TatC, which translates into the protein MKDLDDSKAPLLDHLIELRGRLLKCVYALFITGAVCFYFSEQLFAILVYPLKEAFGDGGGRLVYTKLYEAFFVQVKIAVFGAFCLSFPIIANQLWAFVAPGLYAKEKKALLPFILATPFLFAMGASLAYFVVMPTAFHFFLEFQGNSSGLQVEALPSADAYLGLVMQFILAFGISFLMPVLLMLLNRAGFVSRAQLIALRRYMIVAAFILAAVLTPPDVVSQLMLAIPLLALYEVTIIAIWFTDRKQARQLGASEAAG
- the tatB gene encoding Sec-independent protein translocase protein TatB; the encoded protein is MFGIDSSELLVIIIIAVIVIGPKDLPRALYKVGQIVGKAQGMARHFRTGIDAMVREVELEELEKKWAAQNKRIMEEHPPETTGELEALPAPGAETAVADAPTFVAEAAHLAPEAPSAAIQAATDGPPYVAQEPVRKGDAAV
- a CDS encoding twin-arginine translocase TatA/TatE family subunit — its product is MGSFSLMHWVIVLLVVMLLFGGGRISGLMGDVAKGIKSFKKGMAEDDDDVVPTKPATRIEGHRVPEQDAPAAAPTAAPSATDEKTKA
- the scpB gene encoding SMC-Scp complex subunit ScpB, with translation MIEEPDDFLRAVEAVLFVSEQPLTLAELKLHVGEAGDLPAALATLSDHYAGRGINLVERGGRWHFQTAADLAHILRREKDETRKLSRAAMETLAIIAYHEPVSRAEIEAIRGVQVAKGTLDVLMEAGWVRPAGRREVPGRPLIYATSGEFLSHFGLGSRRDLPGIDDLRAAGLLDPVDLALEGLGAQSVVENDEEDA
- a CDS encoding segregation and condensation protein A gives rise to the protein MDDLFIPSAIPRPETLPETLMLSFESWEGPLDLLLALARTQKVDLREISILALVQQYLAYIEGARKLKLELAADYLVMAAWLAYLKSALLLPREAQPEPSPEELALRLQLRLQRLHAMREAGARLMARDRVGRDVFVREKPEGLRLVRRAKWAASLFDLIQSYGQIRARTQPVVHMVAVRPVMTLDEAIQRVGTLVGAAIDWTALEAFLPTGQDGPMARSALASSFVAALELARQGRLEIQQEGIFEPIFLRAALPEPTAGRLL
- the nagZ gene encoding beta-N-acetylhexosaminidase; this encodes MKPVIFGLSGETLTADERAFFAEAQPAGYILFRRNIVDRAQLRALTDDLRALHGRDELLIMIDQEGGRVARMQAPVWPSFPPGAVFDRLYEVAPSSAIAAARANARAIATTLAEVGISVDALPLLDVRQEGASDIMGDRTLGAEPMRVAALGRAVIEGLADGGVVGIVKHMPGHGRALVDSHHELPIVTADEDALAVDLAPFQALKDAPMGMTAHVVYTAWDPDLPASLSPSVIQTIIRGRIGFDGLLMSDDLDMKALKGSIPELAAATVAAGCDLALNCWGRMDDMVGIADLLPDIAPVAKARLDRAMGHPRGLADGPPLQELLATRDALLALVAA
- a CDS encoding SPOR domain-containing protein, with protein sequence MGDYARGRLDLDDEDRLPWLEPAIEDEEEQGLSPLRLLGFILFGLVLIGLVVAGVWLIQNRSGGVGGEGKLIAAPAGDYKIPAKEADAKKFDGEGDASYAASEGVARDGRIDPTRVPEAPITPTGGSGTAKPVVQGKPSQSVTARVTDETNAKPAAAVARSAGGGMIQLGAYGNQAFARDAWKRLSQRFTYLEPLPMTIEQAEVGGSTVYRLRAAAGGQASTLCGKLKVAGESCMVVN
- the argS gene encoding arginine--tRNA ligase, yielding MSLYNRFTAHLDAVLDALEADGTLPAGLNRKPVTVEPPRDASHGDLATNAAMVLAKPAGTNPRLLAEKIVAGLERLDEVEGASIAGPGFINLRLTDATWRAELAAIHAEAEDYGRSSTGEGVTVNVEYVSANPTGPMHMGHCRGAVVGDALATLLEHIGYKVIREYYINDAGGQVDVLARSAHVRYREALGEAVGEIPEGLYPGDYLVPVGQALAAEYGDKYVGAPESEWLASFRTKAVAAMMDMIRSDLALLGIHHDIFSSEAELQAAGKPEAAEKWLRDHDLVYDGVLEAPKGETPEDWEPVELPLFRSTKFGDDQDRPIRKSNGSWTYFGADMAYHYQKAQTADQLIDIWGADHGGTVKRIQAAVAALTEGRARFDVKLIQMVRLLRDGEPVKMSKRAGNFVTLADVVKEVGKDVVRFTMLTRKADAQMDFDFAKVVEASKDNPVFYVQYAHARISSLGRRAEEAGMALPAPDMSRLGTEELGLVKLAAQFPRVVEGAASAREPHRIAFYLNDLASAFHSWWNMGNDNPQARVILTDDPATTSARLFLSRGIGQIIRNGLALMGVAALTEMQ